AGCCGCAGGTCAACTCTTAAAAGATACGGAACGTTTGCATCAAGAATTAGCCCAAAAAGCAGCTAATTTAAAAGAACGAGAACGGGAGTTAAAACAAGTTCAAGAAAAAGCAATTCAAGAAACATTAATTCAAGCGAAAGCGGAAATTGCCAAAGTGATTCGGCGCTTACAACAAGGAACCCCAACGGGTCAAGATACCACCCAAGCAACGGAGGCTTTAAATCAAATTGCCCAACAGTATTTACCCTCTCGAAAAGAACCGCCAAAACCACCCCCAGAGTTTAAACCCAAAGTGGGCGATCGGATTAGAATTCCTCGTTTTGGTCAAACCGCAGAAGTCCTAAGCGAGCCCACTCCAGACGGTGAAATTACGGTGCGGTTTGGGATAATGAAAATGACTGTAGGGTTAGCCGAAATTGAGTCCTTAGAAGGCTTAAAACCGACTATTCCGAAACCCCCTGAACGCAAAAAAGAACCTATTCCCGAAAAGGAACAAAAACAAGAACGACCTATTGTTAGAACGTCTAAAAATACCATTGATCTCCGAGGAAAACGTACCTCTGAAGCTGAAATTGAACTTGATCGGATGTTAGGTCAAATTCATGATTTTGGAGCAATTTGGATTATTCATGGCAAAGGAACAGGACAACTCAGAAAAGGAGTTCATGAATTTTTGACAAATCATCCGTTAGTAGAACGATTTGAATTAGCTTTACAGAATGATGGCGGAATTGGTGTTACAATTGCTTATTTAAGGAATTAATAATAAAGGAAACTTCCTTTGTTGATTCCCCTGACCCCCCTCATCCCCCCCTTTTTAAGCGAGGAATTAGCTCAAAGTCCCCCTTTTTAAGGGGGATTTAGGGGGATCTTCTCGGATATAATAAGCGGTCTTTAAAATGTTGAATTCAGATTCTACTGATGATCAAAAATTTAACCCAAATCGAAAGGATTTAAACCCCGAACCTCAACCCGAACAATTTGGGAAAATTACCGTTCAAATTCAGTTATTATTATTAGCAATTGAAGCCTTAATTGGTATTCCTTTAGAAACAATTTTACAGGTAGGAAACCTGCTAAAATTAGAGCCTAATGTTCCTGATCAAATTCAATTATTTCAAAAAAAATCAGACCAAGATTCCTTATCTACGGAAGAAATGCGATCGCTCGTTCTGATTATTTGTTATATTGCTCAACAGGATCAAGTGTTAATTCGTCGTGCATTAGGGTTAGTAGAACAAATGGCGCACCAAAAAACCGAGTTTCGTCAAGTCACATTGCTGCGAGAATATTTAGATACCTTTAATCAAAGTTATCAACAATGGATGACCCCACACCCTCAAACCCCCTCAGACTTGGATACCCTAGCCATAAAATTACTGATTGATTTATTATTTTATAGTAAGCCGGATAGCCATCAACAATTATGGTTAACGCTGATAGAGTCCCCTGTTTAGTTTATCCTTAACGGTGAAGCCATTATGATGATTATTCGACGCTATACTCCCCCAACTTGCACCTTGGAAGTTCAGGCGAAACGTTCTTTAATATCTCGTCTAAAACATCAACCGATTTTAGAACAGTTTAAATTCAAACTCTGCTTTGATGATCCCCGTTTACCCGATGCCGATCATATTACCATTGAAGGCGATCGCACTCAACTAGAAACCCTCTATCAAGTTATTAAAAATTATATTCAAAATTTTCTCGCTTTTTCTCAAAACTTAACCCGTTATCCAGCCCTAGTTAACCTCAAATCCTCTACCGAAAATACCCCAGCATTTGTTGTTTTTGATGGAGATCAATCAGAAATTAAAATCAAACCCGATGGATTATTATATCATGATTTATTTTTAGGAAATTTATCCGACAATTCTGCGGCTTCATTTGTTCACTTGAGCGTTTTACAACTCTTTGATCTCGCCGATGCTTTAGAAGAATATACAACGGAAGCCGACCAGTTACCTAATCTAAAATCTCCCGAAAAAACTGACTCAGAATGGTTAAAAACGATTTTATTTATTATTATTTCTATTAGTTGTTTAACGGGTTTAATTAAACTGATTAATCTCTATCGACAACCCCAAACTCAAACCGCTACCCAACCCACCCAAACTGTTAAAATTCCGCCCCCAAATCTGGTTCCCTTACCCCCTCCCACCTTAGCACCCCTTCCCAGTTTGAGTCTGGGCGATCGCTTTTTCCACTAATTCCTGATTTAAAGGGACTGGAGGAGGCGACAATTGCAGAGCTTCTGTCCCTTGTTGCTGAAACCACCAGAGTCCCGCACTCCCTAACGCTAAACTAAACAGCACCATTTGCCCCAGTTCCGAGGCTGAATGCTGAATGCTTTGCAACAGCCACAGACCCAAAGAAAGTCCAATCCCTGTCATTAAAATTGGGCGTTCCAATTTAGTTGCCATCTCATCCTCCGCCAACGTCATCAAACCTTACGTTTTGAGTGGGTTTGGTTTGATATAAACCCTAGTTTCTATGGTACTTCGACTCTGGCAACTTGTGGAATTTTAGATCAAAATTATTAGAACAGATCGGCTTGTCAGAATGGCAGATATTGATTAATCAGGCTAAACCCATTGAGGAATAAATTAGAGTAAGACTAATCAGATTCAGGGAATAAATGTTATGCTTCCAAAACAAATTTTAATTGTAGATGATGAACCGGATGTGCGTGCGATCGCTAAATTAGGGTTAGAAATGGGAGCAGGTTGGCAGGTGATTACCGCCTGTTGTGGTCAAGAAGCATTAAACCTTGCTGCCCACCATCAACCCGATGCTATTTTATTAGATGTCAGCACCCCGCTCTCTTTGTGACGGGGCTTCATGCCTCCAACTTTAGATAGCTGACCAGCCTCAGCCTAACGGCTACGTTTTCTGGATCATAATACCCACGAATGCGACGCTAGTTTGTGGCTNCAGAAAATTCCGATCCAGATGAACAGAATTATTTGGCTCAACTGAATAAACGTCCGCCCACAATTGCCGCCACTCGTCAACAGGATACCACCCTATTTGATCAAATTCCGCAGGTGAGTGAAGTCAGAAACTATTTTCAAAATATTTGGTATCCTCCTAAAAATTTAAAACGCACCTTACAATATAGTTTAAAACTCAATTCTGATGGTTCTTTACAAACTATTACACCTGTGGGTCAACCTGCGGTTAATCGTCAAAAACAACTAGATTTTCCAGAAATTGGGAAACCTTTTGTTTCTCCCTTAGAGTCAGGAAAAACCCCGAAAATTCGGTTAGTTTTACAGCCGGATGGTAGTGTTCAAGCATTTTTAGAATCCTTGAATTAGGGTTTTATAGTGGTGTTTCCCAAAATTTCCCCGTTAATAAACTGTCTACATCCTGGGGAAACGGACAAACATCAGGAAATTTTGCATCATATTCAATTTGCATATTTCCCAAAGCTTCCTGATAACAATTAAGATAATTTTCTTGTAGATAATTCCTCAAACTTGGAGAATCCTTTAACTGTTTTTTAATATCCTGTTGCGTTCGAGAAATGGTTACTTCCCAGCCTCGATAACAATTGAGTAACGGAACATAACACCGTTTTAAAGCGTGTTCAAATAACATCGTTAACCAACTTTCTAATTCCCGTTTATCCCGCTTCCCCAAAGATTCAATCTCCTCAATTAAATTTTCCCAATCTAAGTTTTCAATATTTCGAGATTTTAACTGATTAACGGTATCTTCAATCCACAGTGCAAAATCGACATCATAAAGTGTTTTTAAGGAAGTTTTGGTCATAATTATAACCTACATTTTGATTAGGATTTTATTTTAACGCAGTTGAAAAGCGATCGCCCATTGATTCATCATGTCATACTAAGTGAAACGAAGTATCTTAGAGATATTTCTATTAGTATCTGATAG
Above is a window of Planktothrix serta PCC 8927 DNA encoding:
- a CDS encoding response regulator, translating into MLPKQILIVDDEPDVRAIAKLGLEMGAGWQVITACCGQEALNLAAHHQPDAILLDVSTPLSL
- a CDS encoding DUF4335 domain-containing protein, which produces MMIIRRYTPPTCTLEVQAKRSLISRLKHQPILEQFKFKLCFDDPRLPDADHITIEGDRTQLETLYQVIKNYIQNFLAFSQNLTRYPALVNLKSSTENTPAFVVFDGDQSEIKIKPDGLLYHDLFLGNLSDNSAASFVHLSVLQLFDLADALEEYTTEADQLPNLKSPEKTDSEWLKTILFIIISISCLTGLIKLINLYRQPQTQTATQPTQTVKIPPPNLVPLPPPTLAPLPSLSLGDRFFH
- a CDS encoding DUF29 domain-containing protein — translated: MTKTSLKTLYDVDFALWIEDTVNQLKSRNIENLDWENLIEEIESLGKRDKRELESWLTMLFEHALKRCYVPLLNCYRGWEVTISRTQQDIKKQLKDSPSLRNYLQENYLNCYQEALGNMQIEYDAKFPDVCPFPQDVDSLLTGKFWETPL
- a CDS encoding DUF3038 domain-containing protein translates to MLNSDSTDDQKFNPNRKDLNPEPQPEQFGKITVQIQLLLLAIEALIGIPLETILQVGNLLKLEPNVPDQIQLFQKKSDQDSLSTEEMRSLVLIICYIAQQDQVLIRRALGLVEQMAHQKTEFRQVTLLREYLDTFNQSYQQWMTPHPQTPSDLDTLAIKLLIDLLFYSKPDSHQQLWLTLIESPV